The Bacillus sp. Y1 genome has a window encoding:
- the rnpA gene encoding ribonuclease P protein component has translation MKKEFRVKKNKEFQEIYKKGNSVANRQFVVYLRNVPEQTHFRVGLSVSKKIGNAVTRNQVKRYIRQSLLELQEHMKNDYDLIIIARKPASDMTFHEVKGSLTHVLKLAKVLNGRVERRK, from the coding sequence AAAAGAATAAAGAATTTCAAGAGATATATAAAAAGGGGAACTCTGTAGCGAATCGTCAATTTGTGGTTTATTTGCGAAATGTTCCTGAACAAACTCATTTTCGTGTTGGTTTGTCTGTTAGCAAGAAGATTGGAAATGCTGTGACTCGTAATCAAGTGAAAAGGTATATTAGACAATCCTTACTAGAGCTTCAAGAACATATGAAAAATGACTATGATTTGATTATTATTGCGAGAAAACCAGCTTCCGACATGACGTTTCATGAAGTGAAGGGAAGTTTAACTCATGTTTTAAAACTTGCGAAGGTTTTAAATGGTAGAGTAGAAAGAAGGAAATAA